Genomic segment of Thermodesulfobacteriota bacterium:
AGAGCGAGGTTGTCATGAATATCACGGCAGAGGCGGCCGTGAGCTTGGTCAGGAAGGTGGTCGGGCCGGAGCTTCCGAAGAGCGCCTGGCTCGAGCCTCCACCGCCGAAGGACGAGCCTATACCGGCCCCCTTGCCTCCGCCCTGGAGGAGCACAAAGATTATGAGCACGATGCTTACTGCGACATGTAATGCGATTATGGCTGAGTACATATTCTTCTCCGTCCGGGAAAATAATATTTAATTAAATAACATCTCTTCGGGAAATGCAAGGAAAATATACAGCCTACTAAAGGAGTATAAGCTCCAAACACCAATATCCAAATTCCAAACAAATTAAAAATTCCAAATCCAAATGTTCAAAACATCCGCCCGTGGCGTGTTATTTTGGGCTTTGACCATTCGATA
This window contains:
- the secG gene encoding preprotein translocase subunit SecG; translation: MYSAIIALHVAVSIVLIIFVLLQGGGKGAGIGSSFGGGGSSQALFGSSGPTTFLTKLTAASAVIFMTTSL